The sequence TCCGCCACCTCGCGGCTCCGCTTTTTTGTCGTGATCACCGTCAAAACGATCAGCAGTGCGATGATCGAAACCAAAGCCACCCATACAAAGGCGGGCACCATCTCCATCAGCTCTACCACCGCTTGAACGGCAATCATTTGATGACCCCCTCCATTCTCTCTTTAAGCAGGTTTATGAAATCAGGAATGCAGTGACCCTGCCGCATCGAACGAACTTTTCGATGGGAAGGTTCCCAGAAAACCTTTTCCACAAATGGTTATATTCCCTTTTTTTCGCGGTCCACACCCACAAAAAAGAACCGGCCGGACCGGACCGGTCGGTTGCAAGGCGTGTATTCAATTTTTATTTATTTGCCGCGGAAACGGGGCGCCCGCTTCTCAAGGAACGCATCCATCCCCTCGATGCGGTCTTCGGTGTCGAAAGAGAGCCCAAAGAAAGCGGCTTCCAGGCGCAGACCGCTCTGAAGATCCGTTTCCGTTCCCTGGTTGATCGCTTTTTTGATGTATTTCATGGCAATCGGGGCCTTTTGGGCCAAACGTTCCGCCAGTTTGCGGGCCTCTTCCAGCAGCTGGTCGTGGGGAACCACCTTTTGCACCAGTCCCAGCCGGAGCGCCTCTTCGGCGGTGATCATCTCCCCCGTCAGGCACAGGTATTTGGCGGTTGTCTTCCCCACCAGCCGCGCGAGGCGCTGCGTGCCCCCGTAGCCGGGGATCACTCCCAGATTCACTTCCGGCTGACCGAAGCGGGCCTTATCGGAAGCGATCAATATGTCCCCGCTCATCGCCAGTTCACACCCTCCCCCGAGGGCATAACCGTTCACCGCCATGATGACGGGCTTGTCGAGCTCCTCGATCCGCGAAAAGAGAGCCTGCCCCCGGGCGGCCAGCCGCTCACCCTCCCAAGAGGAGGGAATCTGCCGCAATTCCCCGATATCGGCTCCGGCCACAAAGGCCTTGTCCCCGGCCCCGGTGATGATCAGGGCGCGGACCGTTTCATCTTCCTCCGCCCGCCCGACAGCCTGTTCCAGTTCCTCCAGGGTCTCCCGGTTCAGAGCGTTCAACACCTTGGGGCGCTGTATGGTGATTTGGGCCCAGCCATCCCCCTGCTCCCACGCGATGTTTTTCCACTCCATCGGACTCACCACCCCGTCGCTTCTCTTTCGCCGCTTAGCGTTCCTTTTCCTTCGGCGCATTGATCCGCTTCCTGAGGTACGCGTCGATGAACACGTCGATTTCTCCGTCCATGACCGCCTGAACGTTCCCCACTTCCACCTGCGTCCGGTGGTCCTTCACCATGCTGTAGGGGTGGAACACGTAAGAGCGGATCTGGTTGCCCCAGCCGATCTCCGTCTGTTCCCCCTGCAGTTCGGCCAATTCCTTTTTCCGCTCCTCCATCATCCGTTCGTGCAGGCGGGCCTTCAGGATCTTCATCGCCCGCTCCCGGTTTTGGATCTGGGAACGCTCCGACTGGCAGGTGACGACGATCCCCGTGGGAAGATGCGTGATCCGCACGGCGGAATCGGTGGTGTTGACGTGTTGTCCGCCGGCTCCGCTGGAACGGTACGTGTCGATCTTCAGGTCTTCCGCTTTGATCTCCACCTCGACATCGTCATCCACTTCCGGCATCACGTTGGCCGACACAAAGGAGGTGTGGCGGCGGCCCGAGGAATCGAAGGGGGATATGCGCACCAGACGGTGAACCCCCTTTTCCGCCTTGAGGTAGCCGTAGGCGTTGTGCCCCTTGATGAGCAGGGTGACGCTTTTCAACCCCGCCTCTTCACCCGGGAGGTAATCCAGGGTCTCCACCTTGAAGCCCTTTCGTTCCGCCCAGCGGGTGTACATCCGGAGGAGCATGGAGGCCCAATCCTGGGATTCCGTGCCGCCGGCCCCCGGGTGGAGTTCCAAAATGGCGTTGTTTTTGTCATAGGGCTCATTGAGGAGCAGGTTCAGTTCGAACTCATTCAGTTTTTCCTTCAGGGACTGGATGCCTTCCTTCAGTTCGGGGAGGAGGGACTCGTCCTGCTCCTCGGCGATGAGCTCCAGCATCAGCTCCAGCTCCTCCTGAGACTCCTCCAGCTTGGCCATGGTCTCCACTTGTTCCTTCAGGTGTTTGACTTCATCGATCACCTTCTGGGCTTCCGACTGGTTATCCCAGAAGCCGGGGGTGCTCATCCGCTGTTCCAGCTCTTCAACGCGGGCTTTTTTCTTGCCGACGTCAAAGAGACCCCCTGATGTCCGCCAATTTCTTGGCTGTATTGGTCAATTCATGACGCAGTTCACTCAGTTCCACACATCATCACCTCGGATTTATATTATTCGAAAGGTCCGCTATCCATTATAGCAGACGTTTTCAACCCGTCCGAACCGTCCGGGCGCAACAATGCTTGTACTTTTTGCCGCTGCCGCAGGGACAGGGTTGATTCCGACCCACTTTTTCCCGGCGGACAGGCTGCCGTTTCGGCGCCTCCTCCCGGCTGTGGGGGGAACCTCCGGCGCTGGCCCGTTTGTTGACGGCCACCTCTTCCCGCTCCAGGTTCTCCCCGACGCTGGCCTTCATCACGTATTTGACCACTTCTTCCTGGATTTCGTGGACCATCTGCTCGAACATTTCAAAGCCCTCGAACTGATACTCCCGCAAGGGATTGGTCTGACCGTAGGCGCGCAGATGGATGCCCTGGCGCAACTGGTCCATGGCATCGATGTGGTCCATCCATTTCCGGTCGACGGTCCGCAGGATCACCACCTTGGAAAATTCCTGCATCCGGTCGAAGCCGATCTCCTTCTCCCGCATCTCGTAGTGATGAAGCGTCGCCTTGAACAGTTTGTCGACGATCTCCTTCGGCTCTTCACATTCCTCCAGATCCTCGATTGTGACGGTCCCTTCCGGGAAAAGGGTGGCTTCCGCGAAATCGAGGATCGGCTCCAGGTTCCATTCCTCCGGCAAATCCTTCTCGGGCGCGTGGACCTCCACCACCCGCCGGATCAGTTCCTTGGCCATGTCCAGCACGATGTATTTGAGGTTGTCGCTGAACAGCACCTGCCGCCGCTGCTTGTAGATGATCTCCCGCTGCTGATTCAACACGTCGTCGTATTGAAGCACCCAGCGGCGGGCGTCGAAGTTGATCCCCTCCACCTTTTTCTGGGCGCTTTCGACCGCCCGGCTGAACACGGTGCTTTCAATGGGCATGTCATCTTCCATTTTCTCGTTCATCCACTCGCGGAAGCGGTCCGGGGCGAAACGGCGCATGAGGTCATCCTCCAGGGAGAGGAAAAACTGGGAGGATCCCGGATCTCCCTGCCGGCCGGAGCGGCCGCGCAGCTGGTTGTCGATCCTCCGGCTTTCGTGCCGTTCCGTGCCGATCACGTGAAGGCCGCCCAGTTCCGCCACGCCTTCACCCAGAACGATGTCGGTCCCCCGACCGGCCATGTTGGTGGCGATGGTCACCGCTCCCCGCTGTCCGGCCTGCGCGATGATCTCCGCCTCTTTGGCGTGGTTCTTGGCATTGAGCACCTGGTGGGGGATGCCCCGCTTCTTCAGCATGCGGGAAAGTTTTTCCGATTTCTCGATGGAGACGGTGCCGACCAGCACGGGCTGCCCCTTGGCGTGCCGCCGGATGACCTCCTCCACCACCGCCCGGAACTTGGCCTCTTCGGTGCGGAACAGGACGTCGGGGAGATCTTTCCGGATCATCGGCTTGTGGGTGGGAATCTGCACCACGTTCATGCCGTAGATCTTGCGGAACTCCTCTTCCTCCGTCTTGGCGGTGCCGGTCATGCCCGCCAGCTTTTTATAGAGCCGGAAGTAATTCTGCAGGGTGATCGTGGCCAGCGTCATGCTCTCCCGCTGCACCTGCAGCCCTTCCTTCGCCTCGATCGCCTGGTGCAGTCCGTCGCTGTACCTGCGGCCGTGCATCAAGCGCCCGGTGAACTCGTCGACGATCACCACCCCGTCCTCGTTCACCACGTAATCCCGGTCCCTCTTCATCAGCACATGGGCCTTCAGCGCCTGCTGGACGTGGTGGTTGACGGTGATGTTCCGGACATCATACAAATTGTCAACGCCGAGGAAGGATTCCGCCTTGTCGACGCCCGACTCGGTCAGGGTGACGGTCCGCGTCTTCTCGTCGATGGTGTAGTCGTCCCCGGGCTTCAGCCGGCGAACCAACTGATCCGCCTTGTAGTAAAGGTCCGTCGCCTTGTTGGCCTGCCCGCTGATGATCAGGGGCGTCCGGGCTTCGTCGATCAGGATGCTGTCCACTTCATCCACGATGGCGAAATGGAGCTCCCTCTGGACGATTTGCTCCGGATAGAGAACCATGTTGTCCCGGAGGTAGTCAAAGCCGAACTCGTTGTTCGTGCCGAAGGTGATGTCCGCCCGGTAGGCCGCCCGTTTTTCCTCCGGCGTCATCCCGCTTTCGTTCAGACCGACGGTCATGCCGAGAAATTCGAACACTTGGCCCATCCATTCCCGGTCGCGGCGGGCCAGATAGTCGTTGACCGTCACCACGTGAACCCCTTTTCCGGTCAAAGCGTTCAAGTAGGCGGGAAGGGTGGCGACCAGGGTTTTCCCCTCTCCGGTCTTCATCTCGGCGATATCCCCGTTGTGAAGCACGATTCCGCCGACCAGCTGGACATAAAAGTGGCGCATGCCCAACACCCGTTTGGCCGCCTCCCGAACGACGGCGTAGGCTTCGGGCAGCAGGTCGTCCAGGGTTTCCCCCTTCTCGAGGCGATGCTTGAATTCCTCCGTCTTTCCCCTCAACTCGGCGTCGGACAGGGCCGCCACCGACGGTTCCAACGCTTCGATCTGGTCAGCGATCTTATAGCATTTTTTCAGCTGCCGTTCGTTGGAGTCGAGCAATTGCCGAATCGCTCTGAACACACTGTCATCCCCTTCCGCTCAAGAAGGTCTATGGCAAAGGCGGCGGGAAAATTCCCGCCGCCCGCTGGATCGCACAGGCTTGAACGGGCCGCCGGAGCCCTTCCCTCGCCATATCCCGAAGACCTGTCGAAAAGCTCCCCAACCGGCGGGGATTCGGCACCCCCCGACCGGGCGGCCGTCACGACGCAACTTCGGTGCATGATCAACATTAATGATAACATAT is a genomic window of Planifilum fulgidum containing:
- a CDS encoding enoyl-CoA hydratase-related protein, whose product is MEWKNIAWEQGDGWAQITIQRPKVLNALNRETLEELEQAVGRAEEDETVRALIITGAGDKAFVAGADIGELRQIPSSWEGERLAARGQALFSRIEELDKPVIMAVNGYALGGGCELAMSGDILIASDKARFGQPEVNLGVIPGYGGTQRLARLVGKTTAKYLCLTGEMITAEEALRLGLVQKVVPHDQLLEEARKLAERLAQKAPIAMKYIKKAINQGTETDLQSGLRLEAAFFGLSFDTEDRIEGMDAFLEKRAPRFRGK
- the prfB gene encoding peptide chain release factor 2 (programmed frameshift) is translated as MELSELRHELTNTAKKLADIRGSLDVGKKKARVEELEQRMSTPGFWDNQSEAQKVIDEVKHLKEQVETMAKLEESQEELELMLELIAEEQDESLLPELKEGIQSLKEKLNEFELNLLLNEPYDKNNAILELHPGAGGTESQDWASMLLRMYTRWAERKGFKVETLDYLPGEEAGLKSVTLLIKGHNAYGYLKAEKGVHRLVRISPFDSSGRRHTSFVSANVMPEVDDDVEVEIKAEDLKIDTYRSSGAGGQHVNTTDSAVRITHLPTGIVVTCQSERSQIQNRERAMKILKARLHERMMEERKKELAELQGEQTEIGWGNQIRSYVFHPYSMVKDHRTQVEVGNVQAVMDGEIDVFIDAYLRKRINAPKEKER
- the secA gene encoding preprotein translocase subunit SecA; the protein is MFRAIRQLLDSNERQLKKCYKIADQIEALEPSVAALSDAELRGKTEEFKHRLEKGETLDDLLPEAYAVVREAAKRVLGMRHFYVQLVGGIVLHNGDIAEMKTGEGKTLVATLPAYLNALTGKGVHVVTVNDYLARRDREWMGQVFEFLGMTVGLNESGMTPEEKRAAYRADITFGTNNEFGFDYLRDNMVLYPEQIVQRELHFAIVDEVDSILIDEARTPLIISGQANKATDLYYKADQLVRRLKPGDDYTIDEKTRTVTLTESGVDKAESFLGVDNLYDVRNITVNHHVQQALKAHVLMKRDRDYVVNEDGVVIVDEFTGRLMHGRRYSDGLHQAIEAKEGLQVQRESMTLATITLQNYFRLYKKLAGMTGTAKTEEEEFRKIYGMNVVQIPTHKPMIRKDLPDVLFRTEEAKFRAVVEEVIRRHAKGQPVLVGTVSIEKSEKLSRMLKKRGIPHQVLNAKNHAKEAEIIAQAGQRGAVTIATNMAGRGTDIVLGEGVAELGGLHVIGTERHESRRIDNQLRGRSGRQGDPGSSQFFLSLEDDLMRRFAPDRFREWMNEKMEDDMPIESTVFSRAVESAQKKVEGINFDARRWVLQYDDVLNQQREIIYKQRRQVLFSDNLKYIVLDMAKELIRRVVEVHAPEKDLPEEWNLEPILDFAEATLFPEGTVTIEDLEECEEPKEIVDKLFKATLHHYEMREKEIGFDRMQEFSKVVILRTVDRKWMDHIDAMDQLRQGIHLRAYGQTNPLREYQFEGFEMFEQMVHEIQEEVVKYVMKASVGENLEREEVAVNKRASAGGSPHSREEAPKRQPVRREKVGRNQPCPCGSGKKYKHCCARTVRTG